A region from the Chitinophaga sp. Cy-1792 genome encodes:
- a CDS encoding glycoside hydrolase family 71/99-like protein, with translation MKRILIFLTICILSFHAKARQRPFHYPSYKGLVMAGYQGWFNTPNDGAGRGWHHYEHRGVFAPGSCEVDLWPDMREYKKQYPSPFRFADSSVANVFSPYDQSTVDLHFKWMKDYGIDGVFMQRFIAEVRNPSGNNHFNTVLHHAMAAAKRNDRAICIMYDLSGMNPGEEQFLLNDLDALTKEYGLLEKSGKTSPTYLHHNGKPLVTIWGVGFNDHRKYGFKEAEAIIDGLKSRGFSVMLGVPTYWREFGSDALHDEALHQLLRKCDIVAPWFVGRYGQESYPAFHETVVKDIAWCKENHVDYVPLAFPGFSWRNMNGPNAHTINRNKGAFFWQQVAGAKAAGAEMLYIAMFDEMNEGTSIFKCATASQLPLNPGGVFVGIEDELGSDHYLWLAGQAANWFHGKSGYNENLPKR, from the coding sequence AAAGGATTGGTAATGGCGGGCTACCAGGGCTGGTTCAACACTCCCAACGACGGTGCCGGCAGAGGATGGCACCACTATGAACACCGCGGCGTATTTGCGCCCGGTTCCTGTGAGGTAGACCTCTGGCCAGATATGCGGGAGTACAAAAAACAATATCCTTCTCCATTCCGCTTTGCCGATAGCAGCGTTGCCAATGTTTTCAGTCCTTATGATCAGTCGACCGTAGACCTTCATTTCAAATGGATGAAAGACTATGGCATTGACGGTGTATTCATGCAGCGCTTTATCGCCGAAGTGCGTAACCCCAGTGGTAATAACCATTTCAATACCGTATTGCACCATGCCATGGCCGCCGCCAAACGTAACGACCGTGCCATCTGCATTATGTATGACCTCAGCGGCATGAACCCCGGCGAAGAGCAGTTTCTGCTCAATGACCTCGACGCGCTGACAAAAGAATACGGGCTGCTGGAAAAATCCGGTAAAACATCTCCCACCTACCTGCACCACAATGGCAAACCGCTGGTAACAATATGGGGCGTGGGTTTCAACGACCACAGAAAATATGGCTTCAAGGAAGCCGAAGCCATTATCGACGGCCTTAAATCCCGCGGCTTCAGCGTGATGCTGGGCGTGCCTACCTACTGGCGGGAGTTTGGGTCAGATGCCCTGCACGACGAAGCACTGCATCAGTTGTTACGCAAGTGCGATATAGTAGCACCGTGGTTTGTAGGAAGATATGGTCAGGAATCTTATCCGGCCTTTCATGAGACAGTAGTGAAAGATATTGCCTGGTGTAAAGAGAACCATGTTGATTATGTACCGCTGGCATTTCCAGGTTTCAGCTGGAGAAATATGAATGGCCCGAATGCACATACCATCAACCGGAACAAAGGCGCCTTTTTCTGGCAGCAGGTAGCGGGCGCCAAAGCAGCAGGAGCAGAGATGTTGTATATCGCCATGTTTGATGAAATGAACGAGGGTACCTCCATATTTAAATGCGCCACTGCGAGTCAGCTGCCGTTAAATCCGGGAGGTGTATTTGTGGGCATCGAAGATGAACTGGGTAGCGACCATTATTTATGGCTGGCCGGACAAGCAGCCAATTGGTTCCATGGGAAGTCCGGATACAATGAAAATTTACCTAAACGCTAA
- a CDS encoding glycoside hydrolase family 71/99-like protein, producing MKIYITAILLVAACGVISCSKGGGNNPSGGTGTGTTDTTTKVVWPSPAGDVVGKVTVGYQGWFACPGDGSPINLWWHWSTDWGKSPSPATQGIKSWPDVSDYTNIFPTAFANLGNGKPASLYSSYSEQTVMVQFSWMQQYGIDVAALQRFNPSGIEGPVRDSMAAKVRRAAEKYNRKFYIMYDVSGWTNMQSEIKADWTNKMKAYTQSSAYAMQNNKPVVCIWGFGFSDENHTWSADVCLDVIKWFKSQGCYVIGGVPTHWRDQTSDSRFGYMDVYKAFNMLSPWMVGRIGKVSESDNFLTQVNKPDLAFCKANGIDYQPCILPGDLQEHQRVHGDFMWRQFYNMTQLGCQGIYISMYDEYNEGNQIAKTAATAMDAPAGAGFVTLDEDGTACSADYYLRLTRDGGKMFKNQLTLTATRPTAPVE from the coding sequence GTGAAAATCTATATAACAGCAATATTATTGGTAGCTGCCTGTGGTGTAATTTCCTGTTCGAAAGGTGGAGGTAATAATCCTTCCGGCGGAACAGGAACAGGTACTACCGATACAACTACAAAAGTGGTCTGGCCATCACCCGCAGGCGATGTAGTAGGTAAGGTGACCGTAGGTTATCAGGGATGGTTTGCCTGTCCGGGAGATGGTTCCCCCATCAACCTGTGGTGGCACTGGAGTACGGACTGGGGGAAGTCTCCTTCACCCGCTACGCAGGGGATAAAATCCTGGCCTGACGTCAGCGACTATACGAATATCTTTCCTACTGCCTTCGCCAATTTAGGTAATGGCAAGCCGGCATCACTGTACTCCTCCTATAGTGAACAAACAGTGATGGTGCAGTTTTCCTGGATGCAGCAATATGGTATAGATGTAGCGGCATTGCAGCGTTTCAATCCCAGTGGTATAGAAGGCCCTGTAAGGGATTCTATGGCCGCAAAGGTGCGCAGGGCAGCAGAGAAATATAACCGCAAGTTTTATATCATGTATGATGTCAGCGGCTGGACGAATATGCAATCAGAGATAAAGGCCGACTGGACGAATAAGATGAAGGCATATACGCAATCCTCTGCCTATGCCATGCAGAATAACAAACCGGTGGTATGTATCTGGGGGTTTGGGTTTAGCGATGAAAATCATACCTGGTCCGCAGATGTATGCCTGGATGTGATTAAATGGTTTAAATCGCAGGGCTGCTATGTGATTGGTGGTGTACCGACACACTGGCGGGATCAGACCAGCGACAGCCGTTTCGGCTATATGGATGTCTACAAAGCATTTAATATGTTGTCGCCCTGGATGGTGGGCCGTATCGGTAAGGTTTCCGAGTCAGATAATTTCCTGACACAGGTCAACAAGCCTGATCTCGCCTTTTGCAAAGCCAATGGTATCGATTATCAGCCTTGCATATTGCCGGGCGACTTACAGGAGCACCAGCGTGTACATGGCGACTTTATGTGGCGGCAGTTTTACAATATGACACAGTTGGGTTGCCAGGGCATTTATATTTCCATGTACGATGAATATAACGAAGGTAATCAGATTGCCAAGACGGCGGCTACCGCTATGGATGCGCCGGCAGGAGCAGGATTTGTAACATTGGATGAAGATGGAACAGCCTGTTCAGCAGATTATTACCTGCGTTTGACCAGGGATGGCGGGAAGATGTTTAAGAACCAATTAACGCTGACGGCTACACGACCAACAGCGCCAGTAGAATAG
- a CDS encoding RagB/SusD family nutrient uptake outer membrane protein, translating into MKIKYLVLVLIGLAFGACNKLDVAPLNIIKDQDIFTNETGVTAYLASIYGTLPIEDFQYQPNNGFMNGDGGRWQCFFQPGAICGELAGPYGGTGDAAQGFGFWPYDKIRIVNYMLTNFPKYQKAFQTDKYNQWLGEAYFCRAYLYFALVKRYGGIPIVRTLQNYPEQSITELQVPRNKEQEVYDFIASDLDSAAMLMSATSPRSRANKYVAAAYKSRAMLYAGTIAKYGASNFVDGDARQKGFAGIPADQANRYFQAAYDAAKLVEGHYSLYRKADDKIQNYTDLFLDQSSTETIYAKDYSIASGTPHSWDATMTCRLMTADGLSRAYPTLDLVERFTGPLNIVNADGTPKRFTNKADILQGLEPRLQATIYFPGATLRGYTFDAQRGIYKTFGGNAADEMPNNMTSSWDQPANLLLSGDVNQLYNGRRIVGLTGIKTDGDDLTRTGLYVRKYVNYKADQASCGLYQSTQSWIDMRYAEVLLNRAEAAMELGTAPMQADALNAINQLRDRAGATLATSNITIDSVRNERCKELAFEHHLWWDLRRWRTADKELDNRRFYGLLPYYVDNESKYIFLKQIETFQRSYNFEKKWYYEPIPGGELGKNPNLFPNNPGY; encoded by the coding sequence ATGAAAATAAAATATTTAGTACTGGTACTGATAGGGCTTGCCTTCGGAGCTTGTAATAAGCTGGATGTTGCGCCTTTGAATATCATTAAAGACCAGGACATCTTCACAAATGAAACAGGTGTGACCGCATACCTGGCAAGCATATACGGTACTTTACCGATCGAAGACTTCCAATATCAGCCTAATAATGGTTTCATGAATGGTGACGGTGGCAGATGGCAGTGCTTTTTCCAGCCGGGTGCTATCTGCGGTGAACTCGCAGGCCCTTATGGCGGTACGGGCGATGCTGCACAGGGCTTCGGTTTCTGGCCATACGACAAGATCCGTATCGTCAATTATATGCTGACGAATTTCCCTAAATATCAGAAAGCATTTCAAACAGACAAATACAATCAATGGCTGGGAGAGGCTTATTTCTGCCGTGCCTACCTGTACTTTGCCCTGGTAAAACGTTATGGAGGTATTCCTATCGTGCGTACCCTGCAAAACTATCCTGAGCAAAGCATTACAGAATTGCAGGTGCCACGTAATAAAGAGCAGGAAGTGTATGATTTCATTGCTTCCGACCTGGATAGTGCTGCCATGCTGATGAGCGCCACCAGTCCAAGGTCCAGGGCTAACAAATATGTAGCTGCCGCCTATAAATCCCGGGCCATGCTCTATGCCGGTACCATCGCCAAATACGGTGCATCCAACTTTGTAGATGGTGATGCACGTCAGAAAGGATTTGCAGGTATTCCTGCCGATCAGGCCAACCGCTATTTCCAGGCAGCCTACGATGCGGCAAAACTGGTAGAAGGCCACTACAGCCTCTATCGTAAAGCAGATGACAAAATACAGAACTACACTGATCTGTTCCTTGACCAGAGCAGTACTGAAACTATATACGCTAAAGACTATTCAATTGCCAGTGGTACCCCACACAGCTGGGATGCTACCATGACCTGCCGCCTGATGACCGCAGATGGTTTGTCAAGAGCTTATCCTACCCTTGACCTGGTAGAGCGTTTTACAGGTCCGTTAAATATTGTGAATGCTGACGGAACGCCTAAACGCTTTACCAACAAGGCGGATATCCTCCAGGGGCTGGAGCCTCGTTTGCAGGCAACCATCTATTTCCCTGGCGCGACGCTGCGTGGTTATACCTTCGATGCGCAACGTGGTATCTACAAAACATTTGGTGGTAACGCTGCAGATGAAATGCCTAATAACATGACCAGCAGCTGGGACCAGCCAGCCAACCTGCTGTTGTCCGGAGACGTAAACCAGCTGTATAATGGTCGCCGTATCGTGGGTCTCACCGGTATCAAAACCGATGGTGATGACTTAACACGTACAGGCCTTTACGTTAGAAAGTATGTTAACTATAAGGCTGACCAGGCTAGTTGCGGACTTTACCAGAGTACACAGAGCTGGATCGATATGCGTTATGCAGAAGTATTGCTGAACAGGGCAGAAGCAGCCATGGAACTGGGTACCGCTCCTATGCAGGCAGATGCGCTGAATGCTATCAATCAGCTGCGCGACAGAGCAGGTGCCACCCTGGCCACCAGCAATATCACCATTGACTCTGTTCGTAACGAACGCTGCAAAGAGCTGGCCTTCGAACACCATTTATGGTGGGACCTGAGAAGATGGCGTACGGCTGATAAGGAACTGGATAACCGTCGCTTCTATGGACTGTTGCCGTACTATGTCGACAATGAAAGTAAGTACATCTTCCTCAAACAGATCGAAACATTCCAGCGTAGCTACAACTTCGAAAAGAAATGGTACTACGAGCCTATTCCGGGTGGTGAATTAGGTAAGAATCCTAACCTGTTCCCTAATAACCCTGGTTACTAA
- a CDS encoding TonB-dependent receptor, producing MKKVYYLLLCCLLPLYMMAQQVTIKGRVTDEKGAPVIRANVVLENDSKRLAGAYTNDNGEYSVQSTTPATKIAVSYVGLKTETQLINGRSTINIVMVTNANLSDVVVVGYGTQKKATVTGSVTSISNKELVTTKNENVVNMLTGKVAGMRTVQLSSEPGSFNTTYDIRGMGGTPLIIIDGIPRSSGDLSRMNPDEVESISVLKDASAAIYGVKAANGVILVTTKRGSKSASGKFDITYSVNQSWQTFANVLKGTDAVGFMRLTNESYFSSFDNFFNNKAPAFTDSNILVYASGKMPTSDWMGAITRKSAPETQHNLSINGGNDKVRYYFGLGYFKQGSIFKTNPINYDKYNFRSNVDVNITKRLRGMVNVSGYVDQKNTPGGRSVWEILKYAESYKPITPIYANNNPDYLFVTDDNGNPVALINNAMVGNSNYKNKNFQGQLNLEYDVPGIDGLTAKAAYTYMMGMADNTNVRNAYNLYSYDSQNDIYMPTTVNLPSKVQRAYYTTNTTDMQLSLNYKRTFAKAHNVNAMFLYEENHVKGDDFWAQRNFSLGIPYLFAGDTPDQLGSMDAGGLYETVMKSLIGRLVYDYKGKYILEGTLRNDGSSRFSPTARWGLFPAALAAWRLSEEPFMQRLVDPSILSNLKLRGSYGLMGDDANINYQWVAGYNYPGAGAILGGNYVNGINSQGVTNQNFTWLKSKTFDAGVDVDLWDGLFSGSLDYFIRNRSGLPAPKSAQVPGTVGVSLPQENLNSDRTTSIDIVVGHRYHIGDFHYNVSGNISFSRVKNIYVEQTRAGNSYLNYKNNQNNRYSNIWWGPQYAGQFTSYGQIYGYNVNTGGGNQGVLPGDYYYQDLNHDGVIDDKDAVPLATRDKPLVNFGLNISASWKGIDLSVLLQGAANFHVQYAEQNAIPLMYGRSALVQFLDRWHPADPSANMYDPNTQWVSGYYPVTGHPEAQGSLAVQNASYLRVKTLELGYTLPHALLKRAGIQNLRVYANTYNLATITGLKNMDPEHPGQVADGADWNYSQGGYLYPMNRTYSVGASISF from the coding sequence ATGAAGAAAGTCTATTATTTATTGTTATGCTGCCTGCTTCCCCTATACATGATGGCCCAGCAGGTGACCATCAAGGGCAGGGTAACAGATGAAAAAGGGGCGCCTGTAATACGTGCCAACGTTGTGTTGGAGAACGACAGCAAACGCCTCGCCGGTGCCTACACCAACGATAACGGAGAATATTCCGTTCAATCCACTACCCCGGCCACTAAGATTGCTGTATCTTATGTTGGGTTGAAAACTGAAACACAATTGATTAATGGTCGCAGTACCATCAATATCGTAATGGTCACCAACGCCAACCTCAGTGATGTGGTAGTAGTAGGTTATGGCACGCAGAAGAAAGCTACTGTTACAGGTTCTGTAACATCCATCAGCAATAAAGAGCTGGTAACAACCAAAAATGAAAACGTAGTTAATATGCTGACCGGTAAAGTTGCCGGTATGCGTACTGTTCAATTAAGCTCAGAGCCTGGATCTTTCAACACTACCTACGACATCAGAGGAATGGGCGGTACCCCGCTGATCATCATCGATGGTATTCCACGCAGCAGTGGAGACCTGAGCAGGATGAACCCTGATGAGGTAGAAAGTATCTCCGTACTGAAAGATGCTTCTGCTGCTATCTATGGTGTGAAAGCCGCCAACGGTGTAATCCTCGTCACCACCAAACGTGGTTCTAAAAGTGCCAGCGGTAAATTTGACATCACCTATTCTGTAAACCAAAGCTGGCAAACGTTCGCAAACGTTCTTAAAGGTACGGATGCTGTTGGGTTTATGCGCCTTACCAACGAAAGCTATTTCAGTTCCTTTGATAACTTCTTCAACAATAAAGCGCCTGCTTTCACCGATTCCAATATCCTCGTATATGCGAGTGGTAAAATGCCTACTTCTGACTGGATGGGCGCCATCACCCGTAAATCAGCCCCTGAAACACAGCATAACCTGTCTATCAATGGTGGTAATGATAAAGTGAGATATTATTTCGGCCTGGGATATTTCAAACAGGGAAGTATCTTCAAAACAAATCCTATCAACTACGATAAATATAACTTCCGTTCCAATGTAGATGTAAACATCACCAAAAGATTACGTGGTATGGTGAATGTTTCCGGGTATGTAGACCAGAAGAATACCCCCGGAGGACGTAGTGTGTGGGAGATCCTGAAGTATGCGGAAAGCTATAAGCCGATCACGCCTATCTATGCAAACAATAATCCTGATTATCTTTTTGTAACAGATGATAACGGTAACCCCGTTGCGCTGATCAATAATGCGATGGTGGGTAATTCCAACTACAAAAATAAAAACTTCCAGGGTCAGCTGAACCTGGAGTACGATGTGCCGGGTATTGATGGCCTGACTGCAAAGGCTGCCTATACCTATATGATGGGCATGGCAGATAATACCAATGTAAGAAATGCGTACAATCTTTATTCCTATGATTCGCAGAATGATATTTACATGCCTACCACTGTCAATCTGCCGTCTAAAGTACAACGTGCTTACTATACCACCAACACTACAGATATGCAGCTCTCGCTGAACTACAAGCGTACGTTTGCAAAAGCGCATAATGTAAATGCGATGTTCCTGTATGAAGAAAACCACGTTAAAGGTGATGACTTCTGGGCACAGCGTAATTTCTCATTAGGTATTCCTTACCTGTTTGCCGGTGATACCCCTGACCAGCTTGGCAGTATGGATGCTGGCGGTTTATACGAAACCGTTATGAAGAGTCTGATCGGACGACTGGTGTATGACTATAAAGGCAAATATATTCTCGAAGGTACCCTTCGTAATGATGGTAGCAGCCGTTTCAGTCCTACTGCCAGATGGGGCCTTTTCCCGGCAGCACTGGCTGCATGGCGTTTGAGCGAAGAGCCATTTATGCAACGCCTCGTAGACCCTTCCATTCTTTCCAACCTGAAACTGCGCGGATCTTATGGTCTGATGGGGGATGATGCCAATATCAACTACCAGTGGGTAGCAGGTTATAACTATCCTGGCGCCGGCGCCATCCTGGGTGGTAACTATGTCAATGGTATCAATTCTCAGGGTGTAACCAACCAGAACTTTACCTGGCTGAAATCAAAAACTTTTGATGCCGGCGTAGATGTGGACCTGTGGGATGGACTGTTCAGTGGTTCCCTGGATTATTTCATCAGAAACAGAAGCGGACTGCCAGCACCTAAGAGTGCCCAGGTACCTGGTACCGTAGGTGTATCACTGCCACAGGAAAACCTGAACAGCGACCGTACTACCAGTATCGATATCGTGGTAGGACACCGTTACCATATCGGCGACTTCCACTATAATGTTTCCGGTAACATCAGCTTCAGCCGTGTTAAGAATATTTATGTAGAACAAACCCGTGCGGGCAACTCTTACCTGAACTATAAAAATAACCAGAACAACAGGTATTCCAACATCTGGTGGGGACCGCAGTATGCCGGTCAGTTTACCAGCTATGGACAGATCTATGGTTATAATGTAAATACCGGTGGTGGTAACCAGGGCGTATTGCCAGGCGACTACTACTACCAGGACCTCAACCATGACGGTGTAATTGATGATAAAGATGCCGTGCCGCTGGCTACAAGAGATAAGCCACTGGTGAACTTTGGTCTGAATATCAGTGCCAGCTGGAAAGGGATAGACCTCAGTGTTTTATTACAGGGTGCCGCCAATTTCCACGTACAGTATGCAGAGCAGAATGCAATTCCGCTGATGTATGGCCGTAGTGCACTCGTTCAGTTCCTGGACAGATGGCATCCGGCAGATCCTTCTGCCAACATGTACGACCCTAACACACAATGGGTGAGTGGTTACTATCCTGTAACAGGACATCCGGAGGCACAGGGTTCGCTCGCAGTACAGAACGCCAGCTATTTAAGGGTGAAAACGCTGGAACTGGGTTACACACTGCCTCATGCATTGCTGAAAAGAGCAGGTATTCAGAACCTCCGTGTATATGCCAATACGTATAACCTGGCTACTATTACAGGCCTGAAAAACATGGACCCTGAACATCCGGGCCAGGTAGCAGATGGTGCTGACTGGAACTATTCTCAGGGTGGTTACCTGTATCCGATGAACAGAACTTATAGTGTAGGCGCTTCTATCTCTTTCTAA
- a CDS encoding family 43 glycosylhydrolase yields the protein MLLKKNYLRSLIAVPLLTLSATFVSNNCQAQKNPFVTDIYTADPSAHVWADGRLYVYPSHDVAPPRGCDLMDHYHVYSTDDMVHWKDHGEILNSSQVPWGRKEGGFMWAPDCAYKNGVYYYYFPHPSGTEWNKTWKIGVATSTKPASDFKVQGYIEGLEAMIDPAVFTDDDGQVYFYYGGGGKCMGGKLQDNMMAIDGQMKPMEGLVDFHEASWVHKRNGIYYLSYSDNHDKDGKHNRMCYAMSKSPLGPWEYKGVYMESTDSYTNHGSIVEYKGQWYAFYHNSSLSHHDWLRSICVDKLYYNPDGTIQLVKQTTGK from the coding sequence ATGCTTCTGAAGAAAAATTATTTACGGTCACTCATCGCCGTACCTTTGCTGACGCTGTCTGCCACCTTTGTTTCCAATAATTGCCAGGCACAGAAAAATCCTTTTGTTACCGATATTTATACTGCTGATCCTTCTGCGCATGTCTGGGCAGATGGCAGATTATATGTATACCCCTCCCATGATGTAGCCCCGCCCCGTGGCTGCGACCTGATGGACCATTACCATGTATATTCCACAGATGATATGGTACACTGGAAAGATCATGGTGAAATACTGAATTCAAGTCAGGTGCCCTGGGGCCGCAAAGAGGGCGGCTTCATGTGGGCGCCGGACTGTGCCTACAAAAATGGCGTTTACTATTATTATTTTCCACACCCTAGTGGAACAGAATGGAACAAAACCTGGAAAATAGGTGTGGCTACCAGTACCAAGCCTGCCAGCGATTTCAAGGTACAGGGCTATATAGAAGGACTGGAGGCTATGATTGATCCGGCGGTATTTACAGATGATGACGGCCAGGTTTATTTCTATTATGGCGGTGGTGGCAAGTGCATGGGCGGTAAGCTGCAGGATAATATGATGGCCATCGATGGCCAGATGAAACCAATGGAAGGCTTGGTAGACTTCCATGAAGCTTCGTGGGTGCATAAACGTAATGGCATCTACTATCTTTCCTATTCAGATAACCACGATAAAGACGGAAAACATAACCGCATGTGTTATGCCATGAGTAAGAGTCCGCTCGGCCCATGGGAATACAAAGGTGTGTATATGGAATCTACCGATAGCTATACCAATCATGGCTCCATTGTAGAATACAAAGGGCAGTGGTATGCATTTTATCATAATAGTTCCTTGTCGCACCACGACTGGCTCCGCTCTATCTGTGTAGATAAACTGTACTACAATCCCGATGGCACTATCCAGCTGGTTAAACAAACCACGGGTAAGTAG
- a CDS encoding DUF3823 domain-containing protein: protein MKKTIYSLLVAAVVGMGYSCKKVDNYAGPNAAFQGNVIDVITGKNLLTESGGYAVQLDELSWSSTPTPYYIPAKQDGTYEDTRIFSGHYRVTPTQGAFWPLTDTTYIDIAGNSSHDFKVTPYLEIQNFTWKLSGTTLQMTFNLFAPKSEGMPDVIDIQPFVNNTPFVGSGATIYNVYTGPNIKTINAPYTDVIAKTTYTLTVPNLLSGRTFYARVGVRVNDSYKKFNYSEIVKVDVP, encoded by the coding sequence ATGAAGAAAACGATATATAGTCTCCTGGTTGCAGCAGTGGTTGGTATGGGTTATTCCTGTAAAAAAGTGGATAACTATGCGGGGCCCAATGCGGCGTTTCAGGGCAATGTGATAGATGTAATAACAGGTAAGAACCTGCTCACAGAAAGTGGTGGTTACGCCGTGCAACTGGATGAACTGAGCTGGAGCAGCACACCTACGCCTTATTATATTCCTGCTAAGCAGGACGGTACATATGAAGATACCCGTATCTTCTCTGGTCACTACCGTGTAACGCCAACGCAGGGCGCTTTCTGGCCGCTAACAGATACGACATATATAGATATTGCCGGTAATAGCAGCCATGATTTTAAAGTAACACCATACCTGGAAATCCAGAATTTTACCTGGAAGCTTTCCGGTACCACGCTGCAGATGACGTTCAACCTTTTCGCACCGAAATCCGAAGGTATGCCTGATGTCATCGATATACAGCCTTTCGTAAACAATACACCGTTTGTGGGCAGTGGTGCCACTATCTATAACGTATACACGGGGCCCAATATCAAAACGATCAATGCACCGTATACTGATGTGATAGCGAAAACTACCTATACACTTACAGTGCCTAATCTGCTGAGCGGACGCACGTTCTACGCCCGTGTAGGCGTTCGCGTGAACGACAGCTACAAAAAGTTTAACTACTCAGAAATAGTCAAGGTGGATGTCCCTTGA